AAAAAAACCCAACAACACGGCGGCGATGGCTGCAAAAAATATCTGCCCGTTGAGTCCACGTGTATTCATTCAAGCGCACCTTTAGTAAGCGAAGCATTGCGTAGCGATAAAGCCAACCGTAGCGGCTGCCCTCAACCGTTTAAGATTGCAAGCAAGGAGATTTACCTAGGCGGTTTTCTCAAATACCGCCGCAAAAAAACCATCTGTGCCATGCACATGCGGTAACAATTTCAAATACACGCCAGTATCCAGCAAAATATTTTGTTGCGCTAACGCCTCATTGGCAGGGACCAGCTTAAAGTCTGGGTGTGCTTGCAAAAAGGCTTCAGCAATCGCTTCATTTTCATCACGTAACAAGCTGCAAGTCGCATACACAACCCTCCCGCCCGCTTTGCACAGCTTGGCGGCACGGGCGAGGATGTTGGTTTGTTTGACATTCAGTTCAGCCACATCCTCTTCGGCCTGGCGCCACTTCAAGTCGGGGTTGCGACGTAAAGTCCCCAAGCCGCTGCAGGGCGCATCGACCAGTACACGGTCAAATTTCCCGTTGAGACGTTTGAGTTTTAGGTCGTTTTCATTGTTAATGAGTTGTGCTTGTAGATTCGATAAGCCACTGCGCTTGAGGCGTTGCCCCAAATTGTTTAAGCGCTTTTCAGACACATCAAAGGCATATAAACGGCCGGTGTTTTTCATCAGTGCACCCAATGCAAGGGTTTTACCGCCTGCACCTGCACATAAATCTGCCACCATCTGGCCACGCTTGGGAGCCACCAGATAACTCAGCAATTGACTGCCTTCGTCTTGCACTTCAATTTTGCCTTCGGTAAACAAGATATGCTTACCAATATTGAGGCGAGCGCCCATGCGAATCCCTAACGGTGAGAATGGGGTCGGCGCGATGACGTTATCTTTGACCGTATTTTCAGCCAACATGCGTGACAATACCTCTTCGCGGCTGGCTTTGATAGTATTGACCCGCAAGTCGAGACTCGCCTGTTCAAACATACTGCGACAAATGGTCATCGCTTCGGTTTCACCGTACTCCTCGACCAATTTCAACCACAACCAGTCACGGACATCGGCCAGCACCGCCGGGGAAAATCCCTCGCTATTTTTGCTTTTAATGGTCACTGCCCATTCTTTTTGCCGCTCGTCCAACAACTCATCCAGATCGCGGATGCTTTTGCCTTCAATCTTTAATAGCCAGGCAATGATCAGCTTGCGCGTATCCTCTTGCTCATCGGCTTCGCTGACACTGACTTCGCGTAGATAACGGTAGCGGCGCAGCACGCCATAGGCGGTCTCGGCCACCCAGGCACGCTCTTTGGTGCCTAACTCACGATGTTGGCGAAAAAACTCACTGAGTTTGGCATCTGCTGGGCTTTCAAACTTCAGCAGGTCGTTTAATAACATCGCCGTCTGGCGCATGAGAGATTGGTTCATCAAAGTCTTTCAAATACTTACATTATTCGGTGATCAACCGCGTGGCGACTTGCTCAATCACCATGCCGTTTTTCTCCAGTTTTTTGATTTTGACCGGCACATAGCGATACTCGCTGGCCAGCCACAGTTCTACTTTTTCATCCGTGTCACCACGGGTATGGCTGATGTGGACCGTTTGAATCGTCTGGTCAGCAATCACCAGAGACTCTTCGCCATCAAAGCGATATTCATATTCGCCTAGGCGGCGGCCATTGGTGAGCGTGACGTGCATCTCCTCTAGCGGCGGCACAAACATAAACTGATACATGAAACTCAGAATGTCTTGTGTATTGACCCGCAGATCCAACCGCTGCTCACCTTTGCTGGTTTTCAAGCTAATGATGTTGGTTTCCCAGTCAAAGCTCGCCTCGTAGATCTTGTCGGAGCGACTGCCAAACGCGTAACGGTAATGTTGTGGCTTTAACCCACGCGGCGTCACTTCCCCCTCACTCAGCTGCTCGAGCGAAGGATATAACAATTTTAACAGACCGCGCCCTTCAACCTGCCAACGTAAACGATAAGTGTCAGGCGTATCGCGCACATACTCAATCTTGGCGCTACCTGCGGGGCGTTGTTCGCCATTCACAAACACGGAAAACTCCGTACTGACGCGTTGATAAGGTTGCGCTTGCGGCTCGTCATTCACCACCTCGGGAGGCACCATTTCATGCCAAGCCTGTATATCCGCCAGACGGGTTTCAGCCGGCGCCTCCTGCGTGATAGACGGTTCATCCACCACTGGCAAGGGTTCGACTGGCGCAGTTGGGGCCGGCACGGGTTGTGCATTGGCGGGCGCAGTTTGCGCAGGCTTCGCTTTCGGCACACGCGGAGAATCATCCTGAGGTTGCGCGGGTTTGGGCAACACCGCAGGTAACACGGGCATTAAACGGGCTTGCAACTCGGCGGGGGGGCGCTGGGTATCTTCAAACCAGCGACGCCAATCTATTTGCTCAATGACCAACAGGTGAATGCTTAATGAGCAAACCAAGGCCAGCAGCAATGGCCAAGAGATATGCTGTTGAATCCAGTGTCGCATCCCAGATGGTTGCATCAGGTGCTGTCCCAAGCTTGATAACCCGTTACTGCCCGGTGATACTAGTGATCACCTGCTCCAGGTGTTTTCCATCATCATCAATCACCAGTTTCACTGGTAAGTAACCTTTATCTTTCGCCAGATACAAGGTTTTTTCACCATCCGCATCGCTCAGCTTCACCACACGAAATGTCCCTGCCGTGGTCTCGAGCGGGTCGCTTTCTTCAGTCACCACAAAGCTATGAGGCGCAATTTTCTTCCCATTCGCCACAGCAATATTGATCTGTTTGGCTTTCGGCGGTTGCCACATCCAGCAATACATCACACTCAATAAATCTTGCGCACCTTTGCTCAGCTTGTCGGATGCCTGCGACCCTTTAATTTGCATGTTGAGTACTTTTTTTGCCCAATCAAATTGACTGATCAAGGCCTTATCCGGGTGTTTGGACTGCCGGGATTCAAATTGACTGGGCCGCAGCGCATTTGAAAATACCTGCCCCTGACTGGAGAGTGTGCGCTCACCCATCAACTTATAAATCCCCTTACCCTCCACCAGCGAAGCGATCTGATAACGGTTGCCGCTCACGGTGAGTTCATCTTTGACAGTGCCGATAGAAATGCCTTGTTGCAGCAAATCATAGGTCAATGTCAGTTGCTTGGGTGCGGCAGACAGCATTGCGCTGCCCAGCATCAACCCGATGGCCACAAACGCACGTGCCATGCCCGCACCTATCAAGCCAGACAATTTATACCACCACGGTTGGTGCTTCGCCTGGCTGTTGCGCGCGAATGTGTCCAATCCGATAAACCGTCTCGCCGGCGCCCGCCAACACAGCGTGTGCTTGCTCAGCATGCTCAGCGGCTACGATCACTGCCATACCGATGCCGCAGTTAAATGTGCGGTACATCTCCAGCGGCTCAATATTGCCTTGTGCCTGCAACCACTGAAACAAAGGCGGCAGTGTCCAGCTAGCGGCTTGCACCTCAGCGGTCATCCCAGCCGGCAATACCCGCGGCACGTTCTCGGTAATGCCACCACCAGTAATGTGCGCCATGCCTTTGACTGGCAAGGTTTCAAGTAACTTGAGAATCGATTTAACATACAACTTGGTTGGTGCCATCACCACGTCTTTAAATGGTTTACCATGAAAATCGGATTCCATATCGATACCAGATTTTTCAATCAGTTTACGAATCAGAGAGTATCCATTGGAGTGCGCACCACTCGAAGCCAAGCCGAGCACCACATCGCCGGCTTGGATGGTTGAGCCGTCAATAATATTCGCTTTATCCACACAACCCACGGCAAAGCCGGCAAGGTCATATTCGCCCGCTGGATACATACCTGGCATTTCGGCGGTTTCCCCCCCTACCAAGGCACAGCCAG
This Methylophilus medardicus DNA region includes the following protein-coding sequences:
- a CDS encoding RsmB/NOP family class I SAM-dependent RNA methyltransferase → MNQSLMRQTAMLLNDLLKFESPADAKLSEFFRQHRELGTKERAWVAETAYGVLRRYRYLREVSVSEADEQEDTRKLIIAWLLKIEGKSIRDLDELLDERQKEWAVTIKSKNSEGFSPAVLADVRDWLWLKLVEEYGETEAMTICRSMFEQASLDLRVNTIKASREEVLSRMLAENTVKDNVIAPTPFSPLGIRMGARLNIGKHILFTEGKIEVQDEGSQLLSYLVAPKRGQMVADLCAGAGGKTLALGALMKNTGRLYAFDVSEKRLNNLGQRLKRSGLSNLQAQLINNENDLKLKRLNGKFDRVLVDAPCSGLGTLRRNPDLKWRQAEEDVAELNVKQTNILARAAKLCKAGGRVVYATCSLLRDENEAIAEAFLQAHPDFKLVPANEALAQQNILLDTGVYLKLLPHVHGTDGFFAAVFEKTA
- a CDS encoding DUF3108 domain-containing protein yields the protein MQPSGMRHWIQQHISWPLLLALVCSLSIHLLVIEQIDWRRWFEDTQRPPAELQARLMPVLPAVLPKPAQPQDDSPRVPKAKPAQTAPANAQPVPAPTAPVEPLPVVDEPSITQEAPAETRLADIQAWHEMVPPEVVNDEPQAQPYQRVSTEFSVFVNGEQRPAGSAKIEYVRDTPDTYRLRWQVEGRGLLKLLYPSLEQLSEGEVTPRGLKPQHYRYAFGSRSDKIYEASFDWETNIISLKTSKGEQRLDLRVNTQDILSFMYQFMFVPPLEEMHVTLTNGRRLGEYEYRFDGEESLVIADQTIQTVHISHTRGDTDEKVELWLASEYRYVPVKIKKLEKNGMVIEQVATRLITE
- a CDS encoding DUF3108 domain-containing protein, which gives rise to MARAFVAIGLMLGSAMLSAAPKQLTLTYDLLQQGISIGTVKDELTVSGNRYQIASLVEGKGIYKLMGERTLSSQGQVFSNALRPSQFESRQSKHPDKALISQFDWAKKVLNMQIKGSQASDKLSKGAQDLLSVMYCWMWQPPKAKQINIAVANGKKIAPHSFVVTEESDPLETTAGTFRVVKLSDADGEKTLYLAKDKGYLPVKLVIDDDGKHLEQVITSITGQ
- the purM gene encoding phosphoribosylformylglycinamidine cyclo-ligase, with the translated sequence MKRNESPLTTSADKTSLTYRDAGVDMEAGDALVEQIKPFAKRTMRPEVMGGIGGFGSLFAMPKKFKEPVLVSGTDGVGTKLKLAFQLNKHDTVGIDLVAMSVNDILVQGAEPLFFLDYFACGKLEVGTAAAVIKGIALGCEESGCALVGGETAEMPGMYPAGEYDLAGFAVGCVDKANIIDGSTIQAGDVVLGLASSGAHSNGYSLIRKLIEKSGIDMESDFHGKPFKDVVMAPTKLYVKSILKLLETLPVKGMAHITGGGITENVPRVLPAGMTAEVQAASWTLPPLFQWLQAQGNIEPLEMYRTFNCGIGMAVIVAAEHAEQAHAVLAGAGETVYRIGHIRAQQPGEAPTVVV